The bacterium DNA segment CTTTCGGCCCGCTTCGCCGTCAAGGAGGCGGCGATGAAGGCCCTGGGCTGCGGCTGGGGGCAGGGCTCCTTCTTCCACGAGTTCGAGGTGGTGCCGGAGCACGGCGGCGGGGTCAGCCTCGAGCTCCACGGAAACGCCCGGGACCTGGCCCGGGTCAGGGGGATAAACCGCTGGTTCATCTCCATCGCCCACGAGCGCTACTACT contains these protein-coding regions:
- the acpS gene encoding holo-ACP synthase — protein: MSDILGLGIDVVSLARFSKLLRSGREERLRRHVFSEREWPRCWGAELSPGLLAKLSARFAVKEAAMKALGCGWGQGSFFHEFEVVPEHGGGVSLELHGNARDLARVRGINRWFISIAHERYYSVATALALRD